The following DNA comes from Sphingobacteriales bacterium.
TGGCTCTTCTCTTCCGGGCGTCTGGTATTTCAACAATGGTTTTGGCGCGGCAGATGAAATTTATTATCATATCACACTCAATCGTTTGCCATTGATAATCAAACGGTTAAAAAAATAATAAACCAATATCTTTTTTGGATCCCTTCTTTAAATAAATTCATTAAATGGTTATTAAGCCAGAAAATTGCGACCACCTGATTTTCAAATTTCAATAATTACCTTGAAAAAATTTTGATTTTTATAAGGGATAAATAAAAAAAAATTTTGCCATTCGAGTTATTTGATTATTTTTGAGGCGGTTTTAAGTTGTTAATTTTTTCGGAAATATTTTGTTTTATCCAGATTTGAGGGGTTAATTCTGGAGAAATTGTTATATCTTTGAGCTTTGTCATTAGTTGCTAAAATAAAGGAAATGAAAAGAATTACACTAATTGTGGCATTATTCACCGGTTTATTTGTATTTCATCTAAGTGCACAGGTTGCTGATGAAGACAAACCGGGAAAGATTAAAAAAACAGCCGGGAAGCCGGAAAGTATTAAATTCAACAGGTCGTGGTCAGTTGGAGCGTATGGTGGTGTTCCCATTGTTTTCGGAGATGTTAACCCCGAATATTTGTCGCTGGGTTATGGCCTTTCTGTTCAGAAAGCTTTTTCTCATTCTACATTGGTCCGACTTTCTGGAGGAATGGGAAGTGCAAAAGGAATTGACAGAAAATATTCTTCAACATTTATGATCAAAAACAACCCTGCACTTAACGGGAAGCAAGACCCTTTTGTTGACTTTACTTCCATCGGATATACCTATTTCAATTATAAAATGAATTATTACGACATAAACTTTCATTTTATTTACAACTTTGCTGCCTCTGACTACAGAACGCGTGAAACACAACGTTTGAACCTGTATTTTTTCGGTGGCGGTGGTCTGATGCTCTACCAGACTTTTACCGACCAGCTTGATAAAAACGGGGCATTGTACGATTTCAGCACCATTTATAATGATTACATCAATGGTAATATTACCCAAAATGATGCAAAAAAGCTTGTTGCCGATATGCTCGACAGAGATTATGAAACTGCCTGTGACGGAAATCCTGCCGGAGCAGCACCCACATGGCAAACAGTTGTTCTGAACCATATTGCTTTGCCAAACGTATCCGGTGGGCTGGGAGCACGATTCAGAGTTTCATCCAAGCTCGACTTTACTCTTGAAGCCCGTGCTCATTATACCAACGAAGACCTGCTGGACGGACAAAGATGGGAAAGGTCTTATGATATTTTATCTTCTCACAACGATATTTTCTTTTTTGGCTCCATCGGATTAAACTACCGACTTGGCAGAATCGACAATATCAATTGGTTCGACAATCCTGCTGCCATGCATTATAAAATTACCCTTGAAAACAAAAGAAAAATTGCCTTACTGTCTTCTGATACCGACAATGACGGGGTTTCCGACTATTTTGACAAAGACCTTGAAACACCGGAAGGGGTAAAAGTAGATGCACAGGGCAAACCTCTTGATTCAGATGGGGATGGAGTAGCTGATTATCAGGATGAAGAGCCATTTTCTGATAAGGGAGCAATGGTGAATGAAAAAGGAATTTCAATTGACAGTGATGAAGATGGTGTTCCCGATCACCGTGACCTGGAACCTAATACTCCTAAAGGTAAATTAGTTAATTTTCAAGGGATTACAATAGCTGAGAAAGGTTCTATAAGTGGGGTCAGTGGAAGTGCTATCGGATTTCTTCCTGCTATCTTTTTCGATTTTGACGATGCAAGGCTGAAAACTGAATTCCTGAGTCCATTAAGCATGGTGGCTGAAGCCATGAAAGCTAATCCAACGGCTAAATTAAGAATTATCGGCTATACCGACAAAGTGGGAAGTGAAGAATACAATAAGGCTCTTGGCCAAAGGCGGGCACAAACAGTTGCCGACTTTCTGACCATGCAGGGCATTGATCCTTCCCGCCTTGAAGTCATCAGCAAAGGTTCGGCTGAGCCACTGACAGACGTAAATACCAATGACGCACAACGCCTGAACAGAAGGGTACAGTTTGAACTGATCAAAACTTCGGCACCTACCCCTGAAGAGAAAAAATTTGAGGAAGTTCCGGTAAAAGAAGAATAGTAATCTGGATTTTTATTTCTGAGATAATGGATTTTTCTTCTCTTTTACGAAAAAGAGGACTAAAAATCCGCAGATAAAAAACATTCCCAGCATGATGACAGAATTACGCATGCTGCCACTCACCTGCTCAATAAAACCATAAGAGGCGATACCCAACACAATGGCAATTTTCTCAGTAAACTCATAAAAACTGAAAAAAGATGAAGTATCATGTGTACCCTCTGGAATCATTTTCGAATAAGTAGAACGGGAAAGACTTTGGATACCGCCCATCACCAGACCTACTATAGCGGCAAGAAGGAAAAAACCACTGGCCTTATAAGTGAAATATGCAGTAATACACATGCTTACCCAACCGGCAAGTAAAACCGATATTGCTTTCAGATTGGATGTTTTCTCCGATAGCCAGGCTGCAATCTGTGCTCCCACCATGGCAATCAATTGAATAAGTAAAATACTGATAATCAGGTTTTGTGTTGTAACATGCAATTCTTTTGCTCCGAAAAGGGAGGCCATGTAAAGTACTGTTTGAACACCCATGCTGTAAATAAAAAACGCATAAAGAAAGACACGCAGATTCTTCATTTGGCGGACCTCTGCAAAAACCTTCAACAGTTCCTGGAATCCTTTGGTAATATTGTTTTTCCTGACTTTTTCTTTTTGATAACCTGAAGGAAGATGATAAAATGAATATTGCGAAAAACCAATCCACCATAAACCCACAGAAAGAAAACAAATCTGAGTCGGAAGAATCTTGTCTTTAAAACCAAGCTTTTCAGCATTCATGATGAATAAAAGGTTGAGAACCAACAAAAGAAATCCACCAAAATAGCCTAAGGAAAAGCCTTTTGCACTGACGCGGTCACGCCTGTCTTCCGATGCAATTTCCGGGAGATAGGCATTATAAAAAACCAGACTGCCGTTAAATCCAATATTTCCGAGAATGATTCCGGCAAGGCCAACAATCAGATTTTTCCCGT
Coding sequences within:
- a CDS encoding OmpA family protein, encoding MKRITLIVALFTGLFVFHLSAQVADEDKPGKIKKTAGKPESIKFNRSWSVGAYGGVPIVFGDVNPEYLSLGYGLSVQKAFSHSTLVRLSGGMGSAKGIDRKYSSTFMIKNNPALNGKQDPFVDFTSIGYTYFNYKMNYYDINFHFIYNFAASDYRTRETQRLNLYFFGGGGLMLYQTFTDQLDKNGALYDFSTIYNDYINGNITQNDAKKLVADMLDRDYETACDGNPAGAAPTWQTVVLNHIALPNVSGGLGARFRVSSKLDFTLEARAHYTNEDLLDGQRWERSYDILSSHNDIFFFGSIGLNYRLGRIDNINWFDNPAAMHYKITLENKRKIALLSSDTDNDGVSDYFDKDLETPEGVKVDAQGKPLDSDGDGVADYQDEEPFSDKGAMVNEKGISIDSDEDGVPDHRDLEPNTPKGKLVNFQGITIAEKGSISGVSGSAIGFLPAIFFDFDDARLKTEFLSPLSMVAEAMKANPTAKLRIIGYTDKVGSEEYNKALGQRRAQTVADFLTMQGIDPSRLEVISKGSAEPLTDVNTNDAQRLNRRVQFELIKTSAPTPEEKKFEEVPVKEE
- a CDS encoding MFS transporter, whose product is MKAFEVNNKKIINAWAFYDWANSVFPLVITAAVFPPFYESMTQKAFGSEMVEFLGFTVSNSVLYSYAFSFSFLVTAFLSPVLSGIADYSGQKKSYMRFFVTLGSLACMSLFFFNGKNLIVGLAGIILGNIGFNGSLVFYNAYLPEIASEDRRDRVSAKGFSLGYFGGFLLLVLNLLFIMNAEKLGFKDKILPTQICFLSVGLWWIGFSQYSFYHLPSGYQKEKVRKNNITKGFQELLKVFAEVRQMKNLRVFLYAFFIYSMGVQTVLYMASLFGAKELHVTTQNLIISILLIQLIAMVGAQIAAWLSEKTSNLKAISVLLAGWVSMCITAYFTYKASGFFLLAAIVGLVMGGIQSLSRSTYSKMIPEGTHDTSSFFSFYEFTEKIAIVLGIASYGFIEQVSGSMRNSVIMLGMFFICGFLVLFFVKEKKNPLSQK